One stretch of Muribaculum intestinale DNA includes these proteins:
- the istA gene encoding IS21 family transposase, which translates to MLHMEEKTSIILSHRREGMSIREIARRNGMSRKTVRKYLREFEREAGPSPTEREVDDYLLTRPKYDSSGRVRRVVTDDVRRRIDGFIARNRENVAAGLHKQQMRKLDMWRRLQDDGVRIAYSTVCQYVRALEAAPKSQEKPAKAYIRQDYEPGFRCEFDWGVLTLWIGGVRTRLHMAVFTLDHSNMRKAYLFSREDTLAIMEAHRNCFRELGGTPRVMAYDNMRTAVKKFLGRDREHTDALLRMEVHYCFTPHFCNPRSGWEKGKVERSVEYIRRRAFSFEVRFDSLDAAQTHLAAVCDRLNTEASNMSAEEKRLRIQADLAALRPLDHGDIGCFEQRLYRVGKYSTITVDGVHYSVPDRLVGSQVAVKLYSERIVVLYGRDKVANHARSRRSGDWVIDLMHYLGTFLRKPAALGRSVALQQVHPSVAALYREHFRESPRSFIELLVFTRDNNLAYTDIVRAATSLSSRGLQRLSSEQIQAQMISAEGHMQSTADIAATNVPDPQQAEIESSASHTLDMLSSFMEYTRASQAD; encoded by the coding sequence ATGCTACACATGGAGGAAAAAACATCCATTATTCTGTCTCATCGCCGCGAGGGGATGAGCATCCGCGAGATAGCGCGCCGCAACGGCATGAGCCGCAAGACCGTGCGCAAGTATCTGCGCGAGTTCGAGAGAGAGGCCGGCCCGTCACCGACAGAGCGGGAGGTTGACGATTATCTGCTGACCAGGCCGAAGTATGACAGCAGCGGACGCGTCAGGCGTGTTGTGACCGATGATGTCCGCCGTCGCATCGATGGTTTTATCGCCCGCAACCGGGAGAACGTCGCTGCCGGATTGCACAAGCAGCAGATGCGCAAGCTCGATATGTGGCGACGTCTTCAGGACGATGGCGTGCGTATCGCCTATTCCACAGTATGTCAGTATGTCCGTGCGCTGGAGGCAGCGCCGAAGTCGCAAGAAAAGCCTGCAAAGGCATATATCCGTCAGGACTATGAGCCTGGATTCCGTTGCGAGTTCGACTGGGGCGTGCTTACCCTGTGGATCGGTGGAGTCAGGACTCGCCTTCACATGGCGGTATTCACCCTCGACCACAGCAATATGCGCAAGGCATATCTGTTTTCGCGCGAAGATACCCTGGCTATTATGGAAGCCCACCGCAACTGCTTCCGGGAGTTGGGGGGCACCCCGCGCGTGATGGCCTATGACAACATGCGTACCGCCGTAAAGAAGTTCCTCGGGCGCGACCGCGAGCACACGGATGCGCTGCTGCGCATGGAGGTACACTACTGTTTCACACCCCATTTCTGCAACCCTCGCTCGGGATGGGAAAAAGGCAAGGTGGAACGTTCGGTGGAATATATCCGGCGTCGTGCATTCTCGTTCGAGGTCCGGTTTGACTCCCTGGATGCCGCGCAGACGCATCTGGCGGCAGTCTGCGACAGGCTCAACACAGAGGCGTCCAACATGTCGGCGGAAGAAAAACGCCTGCGCATACAGGCCGATCTGGCGGCGCTACGTCCGTTGGACCACGGTGACATCGGCTGCTTCGAGCAGCGGCTGTACCGCGTCGGAAAGTATTCAACGATAACCGTTGACGGAGTGCACTACTCTGTGCCCGACCGTCTGGTGGGCTCGCAGGTGGCGGTAAAGCTGTATTCCGAGCGCATCGTGGTGCTTTACGGACGCGACAAGGTGGCCAATCATGCCCGAAGCCGACGCTCCGGCGACTGGGTCATCGACCTGATGCATTATCTGGGTACATTCCTGCGCAAACCGGCCGCTCTGGGGCGGTCTGTGGCTCTGCAACAGGTACATCCGTCGGTGGCGGCGCTTTACCGCGAACACTTCCGCGAGTCTCCGCGAAGCTTCATAGAACTGCTTGTGTTCACCCGCGACAACAATCTGGCATACACTGACATCGTCCGTGCCGCCACAAGTCTTTCGTCCCGCGGGCTCCAGCGCCTCTCATCTGAACAGATACAGGCTCAGATGATCTCGGCGGAAGGACATATGCAGTCAACCGCCGATATCGCGGCAACGAACGTTCCCGACCCGCAACAGGCTGAAATAGAAAGTTCGGCAAGCCATACCCTTGACATGCTTTCATCATTTATGGAATATACCCGCGCATCGCAGGCAGACTGA
- the istA gene encoding IS21 family transposase, which produces MLHMEEKTSIILSHRREGMSIREIARRNGMSRKTVRKYLREFEREAGPSPTEREVDDYLLTRPKYDSSGRVRRVVTDDVRRRIDGFIARNRENVAAGLHKQQMRKLDMWRRLQDDGVRIAYSTVCQYVRALEAAPKSQEKPAKAYIRQDYEPGFRCEFDWGVLTLWIGGVRTRLHMAVFTLDHSNMRKAYLFSREDTLALMEAHRNCFRELGGTPRVMAYDNMRTAVKKFLGRDREHTDALLRMEVHYCFTPHFCNPRSGWEKGKVERSVEYIRRRAFSFEVRFDSLDAAQTHLAAVCDRLNTEASNMSAEEKRLRIQADLAALRPLDHGDIGCFEQRLYRVGKYSTITVDGVHYSVPDRLVGSQVAVKLYSERIVVLYGRDKVANHARSRRSGDWVIDLMHYLGTFLRKPAALGRSVALQQVHPSVAALYREHFRESPRSFIELLVFTRDNNLAYTDIVRAATSLSSRGLQRLSSEQIQAQMISAEGHMQSTADIAATNVPDPQQAEIESSASHTLDMLSSFMEYTRASQAD; this is translated from the coding sequence ATGCTACACATGGAGGAAAAAACATCCATTATTCTGTCTCATCGCCGCGAGGGGATGAGCATCCGCGAGATAGCGCGCCGCAACGGCATGAGCCGCAAGACCGTGCGCAAGTATCTGCGCGAGTTCGAGAGAGAGGCCGGCCCGTCACCGACAGAGCGGGAGGTTGACGATTATCTGCTGACCAGGCCGAAGTATGACAGCAGCGGACGCGTCAGGCGTGTTGTGACCGATGATGTCCGCCGTCGCATCGATGGTTTTATCGCCCGCAACCGGGAGAACGTCGCTGCCGGATTGCACAAGCAGCAGATGCGCAAGCTCGATATGTGGCGACGTCTTCAGGACGATGGCGTGCGTATCGCCTATTCCACAGTATGTCAGTATGTCCGTGCGCTGGAGGCAGCGCCGAAGTCGCAAGAAAAGCCTGCAAAGGCATATATCCGTCAGGACTATGAGCCTGGATTCCGTTGCGAGTTCGACTGGGGCGTGCTTACCCTGTGGATCGGTGGAGTCAGGACTCGCCTTCACATGGCGGTATTCACCCTCGACCACAGCAATATGCGCAAGGCATATCTGTTTTCGCGCGAAGATACCCTGGCTCTTATGGAAGCCCACCGCAACTGCTTCCGGGAGTTGGGGGGCACCCCGCGCGTGATGGCCTATGACAACATGCGTACCGCCGTAAAGAAGTTCCTCGGGCGCGACCGCGAGCACACGGATGCGCTGCTGCGCATGGAGGTACACTACTGTTTCACACCCCATTTCTGCAACCCTCGCTCGGGATGGGAAAAAGGCAAGGTGGAACGTTCGGTGGAATATATCCGGCGTCGTGCATTCTCGTTCGAGGTCCGGTTTGACTCCCTGGATGCCGCGCAGACGCATCTGGCGGCAGTCTGCGACAGGCTCAACACAGAGGCGTCCAACATGTCGGCGGAAGAAAAACGCCTGCGCATACAGGCCGATCTGGCGGCGCTACGTCCGTTGGACCACGGTGACATCGGCTGCTTCGAGCAGCGGCTGTACCGCGTCGGAAAGTATTCAACGATAACCGTTGACGGAGTGCACTACTCTGTGCCCGACCGTCTGGTGGGCTCGCAGGTGGCGGTAAAGCTGTATTCCGAGCGCATCGTGGTGCTTTACGGACGCGACAAGGTGGCCAATCATGCCCGAAGCCGACGCTCCGGCGACTGGGTCATCGACCTGATGCATTATCTGGGTACATTCCTGCGCAAACCGGCCGCTCTGGGGCGGTCTGTGGCTCTGCAACAGGTACATCCGTCGGTGGCGGCGCTTTACCGCGAACACTTCCGCGAGTCTCCGCGAAGCTTCATAGAACTGCTTGTGTTCACCCGCGACAACAATCTGGCATACACTGACATCGTCCGTGCCGCCACAAGTCTTTCGTCCCGCGGGCTCCAGCGCCTCTCATCTGAACAGATACAGGCTCAGATGATCTCGGCGGAAGGACATATGCAGTCAACCGCCGATATCGCGGCAACGAACGTTCCCGACCCGCAACAGGCTGAAATAGAAAGTTCGGCAAGCCATACCCTTGACATGCTTTCATCATTTATGGAATATACCCGCGCATCGCAGGCAGACT